The following coding sequences lie in one Hydrogenophaga sp. PBL-H3 genomic window:
- a CDS encoding SLC26A/SulP transporter family protein — protein MNATCSDEVCAASSAATRWRNRIGELGRTASAVAAHAPENAAYGLIGMAPLGAAFGPGAMMLTLLGVVLANAIASLVGGGRLVSGARASLALLTASFVAELVRRLGPLADPWTVALVLVLSLVGAGVLQTAFGLLRFGGIVKFTPYPVRVGLTTGIGLLLLITALPVALGHGIGSGWESVFLPLAPGAVAVAITALLVAWLVGRCLPRFPGALLGLIAGAALHAVLQTSGSGASLSPTLGAPVLPSGALEHLGLAATGFDFQLLRPLLPAIASYALTVAVLCSLDSLLATSIVDGRLRTTRDADRELVAQGLSNIASALVGGQATSPSVPRTMTLIQGGHSVHRQTVLGYATVLALLIGLTPELIGWLPSSAVAGVLVAQALPMLAPVHWRTPRELLSHRSQDGQSSAWDVSQRNLLAANWAISSAVALGAVLLGLGPAVLLGAGFAVILFVRANMRDVVRRSVSGLQRRSLKMRPPAVAERLLREGNRIAVVELEGALFFGTADDLRMHLQALPPQVETAILDLHQVHEIDITGARILFEIAEDWRLSGRRLVLAEWTASDQRRRAVEAVAGQAAAPSLHFVDTTDLAMEQVEDALIARLALAKDEERTLDLLQTTVGYGLDASELALLESVMKQVRFDAGQVIFQQGDPGDALYVSVKGEIGLQMPGSRRRLASFAPGVSVGEMAVLAHGVRSAEAVAESDVVALRLSVEAFDRMKLEQPVLAAKILNNIVLHLANRVRALTGELSHWVSRSSTGRATRLGTFDSIAATASREAAD, from the coding sequence ATGAACGCCACATGTTCCGATGAAGTTTGCGCCGCATCCTCCGCTGCAACACGCTGGCGCAACCGAATCGGTGAACTCGGTCGGACCGCATCGGCCGTTGCGGCTCATGCGCCTGAAAACGCTGCCTATGGCCTGATCGGCATGGCGCCGCTCGGCGCAGCCTTCGGACCCGGCGCAATGATGCTGACGCTGCTCGGCGTTGTCTTGGCCAACGCAATCGCATCGCTGGTGGGCGGCGGCCGCCTTGTCAGTGGTGCGCGTGCCTCGCTTGCCCTTTTGACAGCCAGCTTCGTTGCCGAGCTGGTGAGGCGGCTGGGCCCGCTTGCAGACCCCTGGACCGTGGCGTTGGTGCTGGTGTTGTCACTTGTCGGCGCTGGCGTGCTTCAAACAGCTTTCGGCCTGTTGCGCTTCGGCGGCATCGTGAAGTTCACGCCCTATCCCGTCCGTGTGGGGCTGACCACCGGCATCGGTCTGCTCCTGCTGATCACGGCGCTGCCGGTCGCACTGGGTCACGGTATTGGCTCAGGCTGGGAGTCGGTGTTCTTGCCTCTGGCGCCCGGCGCAGTTGCCGTGGCCATCACGGCCCTGCTTGTCGCCTGGTTGGTCGGACGCTGTTTGCCGCGGTTCCCCGGCGCGCTGCTCGGGTTGATTGCCGGCGCCGCGTTGCACGCGGTTCTGCAGACCAGCGGCAGCGGCGCATCACTCAGCCCCACACTCGGTGCGCCCGTTCTGCCGTCGGGAGCGTTGGAACACCTGGGCCTCGCTGCCACTGGATTCGACTTTCAACTCTTGCGCCCACTCCTGCCCGCGATAGCGTCTTACGCCTTGACGGTGGCGGTGTTGTGCAGCCTGGACTCGCTGCTCGCGACATCAATTGTGGATGGTCGTCTGCGCACGACCCGCGACGCGGACCGGGAATTGGTCGCGCAAGGGCTTTCCAACATCGCTTCGGCTCTGGTGGGGGGGCAGGCAACATCACCATCCGTGCCCCGCACGATGACGCTGATTCAAGGGGGACATTCCGTGCACCGGCAGACGGTGCTCGGTTACGCAACGGTGCTCGCGCTGTTGATCGGCCTGACTCCCGAATTGATCGGCTGGCTGCCATCAAGTGCCGTCGCTGGTGTCCTTGTCGCGCAGGCGCTGCCCATGTTGGCCCCAGTCCATTGGCGCACCCCTAGAGAGCTGTTGAGTCACCGTTCGCAGGACGGCCAATCCAGCGCATGGGACGTGAGCCAGCGAAACTTGCTGGCTGCCAATTGGGCGATCAGCAGCGCGGTGGCGTTGGGTGCCGTGCTGCTGGGTCTCGGGCCAGCGGTGCTGCTGGGTGCGGGGTTCGCGGTCATCCTTTTTGTGCGCGCGAACATGCGAGACGTGGTGCGGCGCAGCGTCAGCGGGCTGCAGCGGAGGTCGCTGAAGATGCGCCCGCCGGCTGTGGCCGAGCGGCTGCTGCGAGAAGGCAACCGCATTGCAGTGGTCGAACTGGAAGGGGCGCTGTTCTTCGGAACCGCCGACGACCTGCGGATGCACTTGCAGGCACTACCACCACAGGTCGAGACCGCCATCCTCGACCTTCACCAAGTGCACGAGATCGACATAACCGGCGCGCGCATCTTGTTCGAGATCGCCGAAGACTGGCGCCTCTCGGGCCGGCGGCTGGTGCTTGCCGAGTGGACCGCCAGCGATCAGCGACGACGTGCTGTTGAGGCCGTGGCCGGCCAGGCAGCGGCACCTTCCCTGCACTTCGTCGACACCACCGACCTGGCGATGGAGCAGGTCGAGGACGCGCTGATCGCTCGGCTTGCGCTTGCAAAGGACGAAGAGAGAACGCTCGACCTTTTGCAGACGACGGTAGGCTACGGCCTCGATGCCTCGGAGTTGGCTCTGCTGGAGTCGGTCATGAAGCAAGTGCGTTTCGATGCCGGGCAGGTGATATTTCAACAGGGCGATCCGGGAGACGCGCTGTATGTCAGCGTCAAAGGCGAGATCGGACTGCAGATGCCGGGCAGTCGGCGCCGCCTTGCCTCGTTTGCGCCGGGTGTGAGCGTCGGCGAGATGGCCGTGCTGGCACATGGTGTGCGTTCGGCCGAGGCCGTTGCCGAGTCAGATGTGGTGGCATTGCGATTGTCTGTCGAGGCGTTTGACCGCATGAAGCTGGAGCAGCCTGTCCTTGCAGCGAAGATCCTGAACAACATCGTGCTCCACCTTGCCAATCGGGTTCGTGCGCTGACCGGGGAGCTCTCGCATTGGGTGTCGCGGTCGTCCACAGGCAGGGCAACCAGACTGGGCACATTTGACAGCATCGCGGCAACCGCATCGCGCGAGGCCGCCGACTGA
- a CDS encoding SDR family oxidoreductase: MRVQDLSIIVTGAGSGFGEGIAQRLAEEGAKVIVNDIDVTNGERVAAAIVAAGGRASFVAGDVTKSADVKALVQAALERHGKLDVMVNNAGWTHRNQPALDVSEDDFDRCYAVNVKSIYLAAVHAVPALRLNGGGSFINIASTAGVRPRPGLTWYNGSKGAVITTSKSLAAELGPDNIRVNCINPVMNPFTTLGPSFAGGELTEERLNKFRSTIPLGRFSTSLDVANAVLYLASSEAAFISGVCLEVDGARCV, from the coding sequence ATGCGAGTGCAGGATCTCTCCATCATCGTCACCGGCGCAGGCAGCGGCTTCGGCGAAGGCATCGCCCAGCGCCTGGCCGAAGAGGGTGCGAAGGTCATCGTGAACGACATCGACGTCACCAACGGCGAACGCGTGGCCGCAGCCATCGTGGCGGCGGGCGGGCGCGCATCGTTCGTGGCCGGTGACGTGACGAAATCGGCCGACGTGAAAGCACTGGTGCAGGCCGCGCTGGAGCGCCACGGCAAGCTTGATGTGATGGTCAACAACGCCGGCTGGACGCACCGCAACCAGCCTGCGCTGGACGTGAGCGAGGACGACTTCGACCGCTGCTACGCCGTCAACGTGAAGAGCATCTATCTGGCTGCGGTGCACGCCGTGCCTGCCCTGCGCCTCAACGGCGGCGGCAGCTTCATCAACATCGCGTCCACCGCCGGCGTGCGCCCCCGTCCGGGGCTCACCTGGTACAACGGATCAAAGGGCGCGGTCATCACCACCAGCAAGTCGCTGGCGGCCGAGCTGGGCCCTGACAACATCCGGGTGAACTGCATCAACCCGGTGATGAATCCGTTCACCACGCTGGGCCCGTCGTTCGCCGGCGGCGAGCTCACCGAGGAGCGCTTGAACAAGTTCCGCTCCACGATTCCGCTGGGTCGCTTCTCAACCTCGCTGGATGTGGCCAACGCCGTGCTGTACCTGGCCAGCAGCGAAGCTGCTTTCATTTCGGGCGTCTGCCTGGAAGTGGACGGCGCGCGCTGTGTATGA
- the denD gene encoding D-erythronate dehydrogenase: MKVLITGGAGFLGTRLAHTLLQAGTLRGETITQLMLADLVAPRDTVLTGDARVRHHAGDLLANIPTLMAEPWDAVFHLASAVSGECEANFDLGLHANLDTTRCLLDACRAQTLGGHRPPLFFFSSSVAVFGSDAAVPLPAVVRDDTLPTPQSSYGIHKFVCEQLVADYTRKDFIDGRAARLMTVSVRPGRPNGAASGFLSGLFREPLAGLPSTCPVDLDTRVALSSPANTVAGIVAVANASREDFGGRTALNLPALTVSVRDMLAALGDLAGPEVMGLITHVPDAAIAGIVAGWPSRFESVRAPRLGLVADTSFTAVLQQYVRDQPDAVGLPQARARLGLPPRA, translated from the coding sequence ATGAAAGTCCTCATCACCGGCGGCGCCGGCTTCCTGGGCACGCGCCTGGCCCACACCCTGCTGCAGGCTGGCACGCTGCGCGGCGAGACCATCACACAACTGATGCTGGCCGACCTGGTGGCACCGCGCGACACGGTGCTCACCGGCGACGCACGCGTTCGGCACCACGCGGGCGACCTGCTGGCGAACATCCCCACCCTGATGGCCGAGCCGTGGGACGCGGTGTTCCACCTGGCCTCGGCCGTGTCGGGCGAATGCGAGGCCAACTTCGACCTGGGCCTGCACGCCAACCTGGACACCACACGCTGCCTGCTGGACGCCTGCCGCGCGCAGACCCTGGGTGGCCACCGACCACCGCTGTTCTTCTTCTCCAGCTCGGTGGCGGTGTTCGGCAGCGACGCCGCCGTGCCCCTGCCCGCCGTGGTGCGCGACGACACCCTGCCCACGCCGCAATCGAGCTACGGCATCCACAAGTTCGTGTGTGAACAGCTGGTGGCCGACTACACCCGCAAGGACTTCATCGACGGCCGCGCGGCGCGCCTCATGACCGTCTCGGTGCGCCCCGGTCGGCCCAACGGCGCGGCCTCGGGCTTCCTCTCGGGCCTGTTCCGCGAACCGCTGGCAGGTCTGCCCAGCACTTGCCCGGTGGACCTGGACACGCGCGTGGCGCTGTCGTCACCGGCCAACACGGTGGCGGGCATTGTGGCCGTGGCCAACGCCAGCCGCGAGGACTTCGGTGGCCGCACCGCCCTCAACCTGCCGGCGCTCACTGTGAGCGTGCGCGACATGCTCGCCGCGCTTGGAGATCTGGCCGGCCCCGAGGTGATGGGCCTCATCACCCACGTGCCCGACGCCGCGATTGCCGGCATCGTGGCCGGCTGGCCATCGCGCTTTGAGAGCGTGCGCGCGCCGCGCCTGGGTCTGGTGGCCGACACCAGCTTCACCGCCGTGCTGCAGCAGTACGTGCGAGACCAACCCGATGCGGTGGGCCTTCCCCAAGCCCGCGCGCGCCTGGGTCTGCCGCCGCGGGCCTGA
- a CDS encoding DUF4242 domain-containing protein, which produces MPKFVIERAIPNVGATSAADLQAISQKSCGVLNELGPDVQWVHSYVTSDKIYCVYNATNEELIREHARRGGFPADSVARVFATIDPTTAEA; this is translated from the coding sequence ATGCCCAAGTTTGTCATTGAACGCGCTATTCCCAATGTCGGTGCCACCAGCGCCGCTGATCTGCAGGCGATATCTCAGAAGTCTTGCGGTGTACTCAACGAGCTTGGTCCTGATGTGCAATGGGTTCACAGCTACGTGACCAGCGACAAGATCTACTGCGTATACAACGCCACCAATGAAGAGCTGATTCGGGAGCACGCTCGCCGCGGGGGATTCCCCGCCGATAGCGTGGCCCGCGTTTTCGCGACGATCGATCCAACCACTGCCGAGGCCTGA
- a CDS encoding TRAP transporter large permease, which produces MSLTLLVTMLVCFAFSISIAVAIGGSAILGLAFFDNNQLILVPKEMFSAIDKFPLAAIPFFILAGNLMETGGISRRLVNFAKSLVGGVQGGLPMTCVLTCMIFAAVSGSSVATTFAIGSILIPALVKHGYPVGYAAALQATSAELGVIIPPSIPLILFGVAAEVSIGELFIAGVVPGLLVGAALMLFVHLWCRFKGLGKNDGDDRLGVGSATRDAGWALLMPVVILGGIYGGIFTPTEASVVAVFYALIVGMLIHRELKLDDIARVLRKSVLSSAVIMFIIANAGLFAFLITRAGIPDAIGLWLTAVLQSPGWFLLGVNAALFVIGMFIETSAAIIVLAPILVPVAIHFGIDPVHFGIIMVVNLAMGMITPPFGVNLFAACTVAKISLDRIIGHLLPFVLVIMGCLALITYLPSISLALRDAVFAKPPVVEPAIGPSIGPQ; this is translated from the coding sequence ATGTCATTGACCCTGCTTGTCACCATGCTGGTGTGTTTTGCCTTCAGCATTTCCATTGCCGTGGCCATCGGCGGCTCGGCCATTCTTGGCCTGGCGTTCTTCGACAACAACCAGCTCATCCTGGTGCCGAAGGAAATGTTCTCGGCCATCGACAAGTTTCCACTCGCCGCCATCCCCTTCTTCATCCTGGCCGGCAACCTGATGGAAACCGGAGGCATCTCGCGCCGGCTGGTCAACTTCGCCAAGTCGCTGGTGGGCGGTGTACAGGGTGGCCTGCCCATGACCTGCGTGCTCACCTGCATGATCTTCGCGGCCGTCTCCGGCTCGTCGGTGGCGACCACGTTTGCCATCGGCTCCATCCTCATTCCCGCGCTGGTCAAGCACGGCTACCCGGTGGGCTACGCGGCCGCGCTGCAGGCCACGTCGGCCGAGCTGGGCGTGATCATCCCGCCGTCGATCCCGCTGATTCTGTTTGGCGTGGCCGCCGAGGTGTCCATCGGCGAGCTGTTCATCGCCGGTGTGGTGCCCGGGCTGCTGGTGGGCGCGGCCCTGATGCTGTTCGTGCACCTGTGGTGCCGTTTCAAGGGCCTGGGCAAGAACGACGGCGATGACCGCCTGGGCGTGGGCTCCGCCACCCGCGACGCCGGCTGGGCGCTGCTGATGCCGGTGGTGATCCTGGGTGGCATCTACGGGGGCATCTTCACGCCCACCGAAGCGTCGGTGGTGGCCGTGTTCTACGCACTGATCGTGGGCATGTTGATCCACCGCGAGCTCAAGCTGGACGACATCGCGCGGGTGCTGCGCAAGTCGGTGCTCTCCAGCGCGGTGATCATGTTCATCATCGCCAACGCGGGCCTGTTTGCCTTCCTGATCACACGCGCAGGCATCCCCGACGCCATCGGCCTGTGGCTCACCGCCGTGTTGCAGTCGCCGGGCTGGTTTCTGCTGGGTGTGAATGCCGCGCTGTTCGTGATCGGCATGTTCATCGAGACCTCGGCCGCCATCATCGTGCTCGCGCCCATCCTGGTGCCGGTGGCGATCCACTTCGGCATCGACCCGGTGCACTTCGGCATCATCATGGTGGTCAACCTCGCCATGGGCATGATCACCCCGCCCTTCGGCGTGAACCTCTTCGCCGCCTGTACGGTGGCCAAAATCTCGCTCGACCGCATCATCGGCCACCTGCTGCCTTTCGTGCTGGTCATCATGGGTTGCCTGGCGCTGATCACCTACCTGCCCTCGATCTCGCTGGCCCTGCGTGACGCGGTGTTTGCCAAGCCCCCGGTGGTGGAGCCCGCCATCGGGCCCAGCATCGGCCCCCAATAG
- a CDS encoding TRAP transporter small permease, which yields MKSFILAIDRRITGLCMTVACAILAVISCLGMWQVITRFIFSQPSTWTEEIMRRLLIWMVMLGTVVALRQGALISVDLMLRVSRGAWRSTVRWVITLVNLTFFSVVLWFGVDLVWRVRFQTFASLDLSMSWAYAAIPVGALLGLLATVAHHADPHHDELTTAQ from the coding sequence ATGAAATCCTTCATCCTCGCCATCGACCGCCGCATCACCGGCCTGTGCATGACCGTGGCCTGCGCCATCCTGGCCGTGATCTCGTGCCTGGGCATGTGGCAGGTCATTACCCGTTTCATCTTCTCTCAACCATCGACCTGGACCGAAGAAATCATGCGCCGCCTGCTGATCTGGATGGTCATGCTGGGCACGGTGGTGGCGCTGCGCCAGGGCGCGCTGATTTCGGTGGATCTGATGCTGCGCGTCTCGCGCGGTGCGTGGCGCAGCACGGTGCGCTGGGTCATCACCTTGGTCAACCTGACTTTCTTCTCGGTGGTGCTGTGGTTTGGCGTGGATCTGGTCTGGCGCGTGCGCTTCCAGACCTTTGCCAGCCTGGACCTGTCCATGTCTTGGGCCTACGCGGCCATTCCGGTGGGCGCCCTTCTGGGCCTGCTGGCCACCGTGGCCCACCACGCCGACCCCCACCACGACGAACTCACCACCGCACAGTGA
- a CDS encoding TRAP transporter substrate-binding protein: MKQLIKPIALAAILAASGAVQAQTVLKIGYATSAASHYGVGSTVFCEEMEKGTQGRYKCQQFPNSSLGGEREQIEAVQLGTQDLVNTSTGPLGNFVPEVKIVDIPFLFRDYDHARKVMDGPIGQDLQKKMEAKGLINLAWTENGFRHMTNSKRPINQATDASGLKMRTMENKVHMDGYKTFGILPTPMAFPELFTALQQGTVDGQENPIPVILASKFSQVQKHLSLTGHVYSPAALILSPAVWSKLSAADKAVFTEAAKKGAAAQRKKVNDDENTGIAQLKSEGMQVVEKVNGESFRKAVAPAYAGFAKEFGADKIAAIQAVK; the protein is encoded by the coding sequence ATGAAACAACTCATCAAACCCATCGCTCTCGCCGCCATCCTGGCCGCCTCTGGCGCCGTTCAGGCCCAGACCGTATTGAAGATCGGCTACGCCACCTCGGCCGCGTCGCACTACGGTGTGGGCTCCACGGTGTTCTGCGAGGAAATGGAAAAGGGCACACAGGGCCGCTACAAGTGCCAGCAGTTCCCCAACTCGTCCCTGGGCGGTGAGCGCGAGCAGATCGAAGCGGTGCAACTGGGCACGCAAGACCTCGTCAACACCTCCACCGGCCCGCTGGGCAACTTCGTGCCGGAGGTCAAGATCGTCGACATCCCCTTCCTGTTCCGCGACTACGACCACGCGCGCAAGGTGATGGACGGCCCGATCGGTCAGGACCTGCAGAAGAAGATGGAAGCCAAGGGCCTGATCAACCTGGCCTGGACCGAAAACGGCTTTCGCCACATGACCAACAGCAAGCGCCCCATCAACCAGGCCACCGATGCCAGCGGCCTGAAGATGCGCACCATGGAGAACAAGGTGCACATGGACGGCTACAAGACCTTCGGCATCCTGCCCACGCCCATGGCCTTCCCGGAGCTGTTCACCGCGCTGCAGCAGGGCACGGTCGATGGTCAGGAAAACCCGATTCCAGTGATCCTGGCGTCCAAGTTTTCGCAAGTGCAGAAGCACCTGTCGCTGACCGGCCACGTGTACTCGCCCGCTGCGCTGATCCTCTCGCCCGCGGTGTGGAGCAAGCTGTCCGCCGCCGACAAGGCGGTGTTCACCGAGGCGGCCAAAAAGGGCGCCGCAGCCCAGCGCAAAAAGGTCAACGACGACGAGAACACCGGCATTGCCCAGCTCAAGAGCGAAGGCATGCAGGTGGTCGAGAAGGTCAATGGCGAGAGCTTCCGCAAGGCCGTGGCACCCGCCTACGCGGGCTTCGCGAAAGAGTTCGGCGCCGACAAGATCGCTGCAATCCAAGCCGTCAAATAA
- a CDS encoding aldehyde dehydrogenase family protein has protein sequence MALNHIANTAVRSASGQTLPVIDPADGQTFDTIERSNAEDIDAAVRAARDCFERTWSRTTAAERGRLLMKLSQKVAEHADELAAIEQRDCGKPVAQARADALALVRYFEFYAGAGDKLHGDTIPYLDGYSVLTWREPHGVTGHVVPWNYPMQIFGRCVGGALAAGNVCVVKPSEDACLSLLRVAELAVEAGFPAGCINIVTGYGHEVGDALARHPGIDHISFTGSPRVGTLIQQAAAERHCPVTLELGGKGPQIVFDDADIDAALPFIVNAIVQNSGQTCSAGSRLLVQRGLYEPLLERLGQRFATLRAGPPAMDLDLGPLIRQSQQERVRGFLDQARADGIATVAQGRVVDEAAVTGFYAAPTLLRDVPVHHRLAQEEVFGPVLSAMAFDDEDHATYIANATPFGLVAGVWTRDGARQFRMARRVKAGQVFINNYGAGGGVELPFGGVKSSGHGREKGFEALYGFTTLKTVAIRHG, from the coding sequence ATGGCCCTGAACCACATCGCCAACACCGCCGTGCGCTCGGCCTCGGGCCAGACGCTGCCGGTCATCGACCCGGCCGATGGCCAGACCTTTGACACCATCGAGCGCAGCAACGCCGAGGACATCGACGCCGCCGTGCGCGCCGCGCGCGACTGTTTCGAGCGCACCTGGTCGCGCACCACCGCCGCCGAGCGCGGGCGACTGCTGATGAAGCTGAGCCAGAAGGTGGCCGAACACGCCGACGAACTCGCGGCAATAGAGCAACGCGACTGCGGTAAGCCGGTGGCACAGGCCAGAGCAGACGCGCTCGCATTGGTGCGCTACTTCGAGTTTTATGCCGGCGCCGGCGACAAGCTGCATGGCGACACCATTCCCTACCTCGACGGCTACAGCGTGCTCACCTGGCGCGAGCCGCACGGTGTGACCGGCCACGTGGTGCCCTGGAACTACCCCATGCAGATCTTCGGGCGCTGCGTGGGTGGCGCGCTGGCCGCCGGCAACGTGTGCGTGGTCAAACCGTCGGAAGATGCCTGTCTGTCGCTGCTGCGCGTGGCCGAACTCGCGGTGGAGGCCGGCTTTCCAGCCGGCTGCATCAACATCGTCACCGGCTACGGCCACGAGGTGGGCGACGCTCTGGCGCGCCACCCCGGGATCGACCACATCAGCTTCACTGGCAGCCCGCGCGTGGGCACGCTGATCCAGCAGGCCGCCGCCGAGCGCCACTGTCCGGTCACGCTGGAGCTGGGAGGCAAGGGCCCGCAGATCGTGTTCGACGACGCCGACATCGACGCCGCCCTGCCGTTCATCGTCAATGCCATCGTGCAGAACAGCGGCCAGACCTGCAGCGCGGGTTCGCGCCTGCTGGTCCAGCGCGGGCTCTACGAACCGCTGCTGGAGCGCCTGGGCCAGCGCTTCGCCACGCTGCGCGCCGGCCCACCCGCGATGGACCTGGACCTGGGCCCGCTGATCCGCCAGAGCCAGCAGGAGCGCGTGCGCGGCTTCCTCGACCAGGCCCGGGCCGACGGCATCGCCACCGTGGCGCAAGGGCGCGTGGTGGACGAAGCCGCCGTCACCGGCTTTTACGCCGCCCCCACCCTGCTGCGCGACGTGCCGGTGCACCACCGCCTGGCGCAGGAGGAGGTGTTTGGACCCGTGCTGTCCGCCATGGCCTTTGACGACGAAGACCACGCCACGTACATCGCCAACGCCACCCCCTTCGGCCTCGTGGCCGGCGTGTGGACACGCGACGGCGCGCGCCAGTTCCGCATGGCGCGGCGCGTGAAAGCGGGCCAGGTGTTCATCAACAACTACGGCGCAGGCGGTGGCGTGGAGCTGCCGTTTGGCGGCGTCAAGTCATCGGGCCACGGGCGCGAAAAAGGCTTCGAAGCCCTGTATGGCTTCACCACCCTCAAGACCGTGGCCATCCGCCACGGCTGA
- a CDS encoding BTAD domain-containing putative transcriptional regulator: protein MAMFIQLLGVPRFIGRDGATVVLRGHKAWGLLAYLVTHEGAASRRHLARLLFEDAEDPLAALRWNLTELRRGLGPDCLRGESVVLRRDPDLIIDSEMLRRGSAAEGVLLPGLGRELLEGMSFASSPSFEVWLQAERRRMHATAQAVLHEAALASLTDGSIAEALDLASRLLALDPLEENSQVLLVRCLSSAGDGIGAARQAAACRELFQRELGVSPGPALSDALRTNTSAVVARPTTGRAGALALLEAGEAAISAGALDAGLQCLRRSIADADATGDPVLRARARVALGSALVHAARGRDAEGATALHEAITIGEAAAPQQVAAACRELGYVEFLLGRYDRALNWVARAGPLVRDEVTEQARLATLKGSILSDTAHYGAALEELLQAQAWALDSADSKLSIYAESMIGRILVLTGRYDEAAIVLDRCIDEARRMWTAFLPWPQSFRAEADLLLGHIDKAADRFENAFALGCQLSDPCWEGIAGRGLGLIAGARGDVHGGLAILLDTLQRCMRLPDAYVWGGAYVLDGLCAMALAHGDDRGPEWVSQLTVISARAGMREMVARSHWYRGKLGEAGANDAARQLATDIGNPVLHSLVWRHP, encoded by the coding sequence ATGGCGATGTTCATCCAGCTCTTGGGCGTGCCGCGGTTCATTGGGCGGGATGGCGCGACCGTGGTGCTGCGCGGACACAAGGCCTGGGGACTGCTGGCCTACCTGGTGACCCATGAGGGCGCGGCGAGCCGGCGGCATTTGGCGCGGCTGTTGTTTGAAGACGCTGAAGATCCGCTCGCGGCACTGCGGTGGAACCTCACCGAACTTCGTCGCGGTCTGGGCCCGGACTGCCTGCGTGGCGAGTCAGTCGTCCTGCGCCGAGATCCGGATCTGATCATCGACAGCGAAATGCTGCGGCGCGGGAGCGCTGCAGAGGGCGTCCTGTTGCCCGGCCTTGGTCGCGAGTTGCTTGAAGGGATGAGCTTCGCCAGCAGTCCATCTTTCGAGGTTTGGCTGCAGGCTGAACGACGACGCATGCATGCCACTGCTCAGGCCGTGTTGCACGAGGCGGCCCTGGCCAGCCTGACGGATGGCTCTATCGCGGAGGCGCTTGACCTGGCCAGTCGACTCCTGGCGCTTGATCCACTTGAAGAAAATTCGCAGGTGCTGTTGGTGCGCTGCCTCTCGAGTGCTGGCGATGGCATCGGCGCAGCGCGTCAAGCTGCCGCGTGCAGGGAGCTTTTCCAGCGAGAGCTGGGAGTGTCGCCCGGGCCGGCCTTGAGCGATGCCTTGCGCACCAACACCTCGGCTGTGGTTGCCCGTCCGACCACAGGGCGGGCGGGTGCTCTTGCCTTGCTGGAAGCGGGCGAAGCGGCCATCAGCGCCGGTGCACTGGATGCGGGCTTGCAGTGCCTGCGCAGGTCGATTGCTGACGCCGACGCCACAGGTGATCCCGTCCTGCGGGCAAGGGCGCGCGTGGCCCTTGGCAGCGCGCTGGTTCACGCCGCGCGCGGCCGTGACGCCGAGGGAGCAACAGCCCTGCACGAAGCCATCACGATCGGAGAAGCCGCTGCGCCTCAACAGGTCGCGGCGGCTTGTCGCGAGTTGGGCTACGTAGAGTTTCTTCTCGGTCGCTACGACCGTGCACTGAACTGGGTGGCCCGGGCTGGTCCGCTGGTGCGAGATGAAGTCACTGAACAGGCCCGCCTGGCCACGCTGAAGGGATCGATATTGAGCGATACGGCGCACTACGGGGCCGCACTGGAGGAACTCCTTCAGGCGCAGGCTTGGGCCCTGGACTCTGCCGACAGCAAGCTGAGCATTTACGCCGAATCCATGATCGGCCGCATCTTGGTTCTGACGGGGCGTTACGACGAAGCAGCGATCGTGCTGGACCGGTGTATTGACGAAGCACGCAGAATGTGGACGGCCTTTCTGCCGTGGCCACAGTCCTTTCGCGCCGAGGCGGATCTGCTGCTGGGGCACATTGACAAGGCGGCGGATCGATTCGAAAACGCCTTCGCATTGGGGTGCCAACTGTCCGATCCCTGCTGGGAGGGCATCGCGGGGCGCGGTCTGGGTCTGATAGCCGGTGCGCGCGGAGATGTTCATGGAGGTCTCGCCATCTTGCTGGATACGCTGCAACGCTGCATGCGGCTGCCCGATGCCTATGTCTGGGGCGGTGCCTATGTGTTGGATGGGCTGTGCGCCATGGCCCTCGCCCATGGCGATGATCGGGGACCGGAGTGGGTGAGCCAACTGACGGTCATTTCCGCCCGTGCAGGCATGCGTGAGATGGTGGCCCGCTCTCACTGGTACCGTGGGAAGCTGGGCGAGGCCGGCGCAAACGACG